The window ACAAAAGCTCCTTTTTTTTTTGCCAATTTTAAGGCTGCTAAAGTATCGGCAGTTTCTCCTGATTGAGAAATCACAATAACAACATCTTTTTTTTTAATAATAGGATGTCTATATCTAAATTCAGAAGCATATTCCACTTCTACTGGTATACGAATAAATTCTTCTAATAAATATTCTCCAATTAAACTAGCATGCCATGAAGTTCCACATGCTATAATAGTTATACATTTAGCATTAATAAAAATATCTTTACTAAACTCAATTCCATCAATACAAATAATTCCTTTTGAAATCAATAATCTTCCACGTAAAGTATCTAAAATTGTTTTTGGTTGTTCATATATTTCTTTCAACATAAAATATTTATATTTTCCCTTTTCAATTTTTTTTAAATTAATTTTAAGTTTTTTTATAATTGGACTTAACTTATGATTATTTGTAATTTTTCTAAGATCTAATTCTTCTCCTTTTCTAAGAATCGCCATTTCTCCATCTTTTAAATAAAGAGCATTATTTGTATAATTTATAAAAGGGATAGGATCAGATGATATAAAAAATTCTTTTTTATTAATTCCCAAAGCAAGAGGACTTCCTAATTTTGCAATAATAATTGTTTCTGGACGTGTTTTTTCTACTATAGCTATTGAATAAGCCCCCACTATTTCATTTAAAGAAACTCTTACTGCTTCTTCTAAGGAAAACTTATTTTCTTTTTTTATATATTCAATAAAATTAACAAGTACTTCTGTATCAGTTTTACTTTTAAAAGTAAAACCATTTTTTAACAAAATAATTTTAATTGCATAATAATTTTCTATAATTCCATTATGAATTATAATAAGTTCATTAGAATTAGAAACATGAGGATGAGCATTTAAATCATCTGGAATTCCATGAGTTGCCCATCTAGTATGACCAATTCCAGTTGTTCCTTTTATTTTAATTTTATAAGAAGATATTTTTTTTTCTAATTCATTAACTCTTCCTTTAGTTTTATATAAACTACATTCATTCTCATAAAAAATAGCAATTCCAGAACTATCATATCCTCTATATTCCAATTTTTTTAATCCATTAATAAGAATAGGATAAGCTTCTCTATAACCTAGATAACCAATTATACCACACATTTTAATTGACTGATAAAATTAGAAATTTTTATATTGTTCTAAAACAGTTTTTTTATAAAATTGTTGAAAAACGGTTTCTATTTTTTCTATAGGATAATATTTTAATACTAACAATTTATTGACTTTTATATAGTCTTCTATTTCCTTAGGAAAAGATAGGTCTCCTTTTATTATAGCATCTGAAAAATACATACTTAATTTAATAAGATTAAAATAATTCGGACTTTCTAATAATTTTAATTTATTATATTTAATTCCATCAGATTTTATTTTTTTTATAATATCTTTATTTAATAAACCTAAAAAAGGATTATTATAAATAGATACAATTATTTTTGTATTATGATATACAGGATCGTTTTGATAAAAATTTTTTATATACAAAGGTATGAAAGAACTAATCCATCCATATATATGGATAATATCTGGTTTCCAATTTAATTTTTTTACAGTTTCTAATACTCCTTTAGCAAAAAATAAAGCTCTTTCATCATTATCGTGAAAAAAAACTCCATTATCATCTTTATCTATGGCCTTTCTTTTAAAATATTCTTCATTATCTATAAAATAAACTTGCAATCTAGCATCAGGAATAGATGCTACTTTTATCAATAATGGTTGATCTATATCATTTATAACTAAATTTATGCCTGATAAACGGATTACTTCATGTAATTGATGCCTTCTTTCATTTATTACTCCAAAACGAGGCATAAATATACGTACATCGTTTCCTATTGATTGCATAAACTTAGTCGCTTTTAAAACTGATAATGATATTAAATTATCTGAAGAAAAAGGAAATAAGTCTGAAGAAACATATAATATACGTTTACCTGTCATCTTATAGTTATTTTTTTTTTTTTATAAATATAAAAAAACGGATCATTGCAAATATAATAAATAATATCCAATGCCTAAATTTCATAATAAAAATGTCAAGGAATTTCTTTGTAAATAAAATCTTGTAGATTGTACATTTTTTAGCTTTTTATAGACATGTTTTTTATCATGAAATCAAAAAAAATAAAAAATAAACATTATACTAATTTTGCTACTGGACATATTAATATTACTATTCATGGATATGCTTTTGTAAATATTGAAGGATTTCAAAAAGATATTTTTATTCCAAAAAATAAAATAAATAGAGCTTTAGAAGGAGACTTAGTACAAATTGGATTTAGAAAAAATAGAAAAGGAATAAAAAAGGCAGGAGAAGTTCTAAAAATAATAAAAAGAAAAAATATAAAATTTATTGGAATATTAAAATTTAATATTCAATCTAATTTGAAACATGCATCAGTTATAGTTAATAAAATTCATGTAAATATTATTATTCCAATAAATAATAAAAATTTAAAAGAATATCATCATAATGATAAAGTATTAGTTCAAATAATTTCATGGCCTAAAAAACTACAAAATCCTTTTGGAAAAATTATCAAAATATTTGGAACATCTGGTGAATATAATACTGAAATTTTTTCATTATTAGAAGAATATAAAATACCATATAAATTTTCTAAAAAAATAGAAGATGAAGCAAAACAAATATTTTTAAAAAAAAATTTAGATACTCACCTTAGAAGAGATATGCGAAATATTAGAACTTTTACCATAGATCCTTTTGATGCAAAAGATTTTGATGATGCTATTTCTATAAAAAAATTAAATTTTGATATTTGGGAAATAGGAATACATATATCCGATGTTTCACATTATATCAATGAAGAAACTTTACTAGACAAAGAAGCATATACACGTGCTACATCTATTTATTTTGTAGGAAAAGTAATTCCTATGCTTCCAAAAATATTATCTAATGATCTTTGTTCTTTACAACCAAAAAAAGATAGATTAAGTTTTTCTTATATTTTTAATATAGATAGTAAAGGGAAAATATTAAAAAATTGGTTTGGAAAAACAATTATACGATCTGATAGAAAATTTACATATGATGAAGTTCAAAAAATTATATATGAAAAAAAAGGAGATTTTTACGAAGATATTTCTACATTATTTTTAATTTCTAAAATTTTAACCAAAAAAAGACTAAAAAATGGAGCTATTTATCTAGAAAAAGTTGAAGTAAAATTTAATTTGGATGAAAGAAAAAATCCAATATCTCTATATTTAGAGAAACATAATGATGCTCATCAATTAATAGAGGAATTAATGTTATTAACTAATAGAAAAATTTCAGAGTTTGTTAGTTTAAATTTTAATAAAGAATCTTCTAACAAATTCTATATATATAGAATACATGATAAACCAGATATTCAAAAAATTTTTTTTCTAAAAAAAGTGATAGAACCTTTAGGTTACTTTTTAGATTTAAAAAATTTAAAAAATTCTATTAATAATTTATTAAAAAAAATTAAAGGTAAACCTGAACAAAATATGATAGAAAATTTAATTCTTCGTTCGATGAATAAAGCTAAATATTCTACAAAAAATATAGGACATTATGGATTATCCTTTATTTATTATACTCATTTTACTTCTCCTATTAGAAGATATTCAGATATAATTGCTCATCGTTTATTACACTATTATTTAAATAATAATGCGAATAAAAAAATAAAAACAATAGAATTTTATGAAAAACAATCTCAATATTGTAGTGATAAAGAACGTTTAACTGTAGATGCAGAAAGAGAATTCCTAAAATATATACAAATAAAATACATAAAAAAATTTTTAGGAAAAGAATTTTATGGTATTATTACGGGATTTACTGATTGGAGTATTTATATAGAATTGTTATTATTTCAAATAGAAGGTATGGTACGTTTACGTGATATTAAAGATGATTGTTATGTTCTTAATTCAAATAATTGTAGTATAATTGGTAAAAAAAAAAGAAAAATTTATCATTTAGGAGATAAAGTAAAAATAAAACTTATAGATATAAATATAGAAAAAAAACAAATTATTCTTGATTGGAATAATTATGAAAAAAATACAAAATAATATTTATATTCTAACGGTAGAAGGGACAAAAACTGTATAATCTCCTCCATTTTTTATAATATCTCTCACAATACAAGAACTAATGTGAGATTTATCATAAGAAGAAAAAAGATAAACAGTTTCAATTACATATGTTTGATATAATTTTTTATTAATAAATAATATATTTTTTTCAAATTCTAAATCTAATTGATTTCTTATTCCTCTTAATAAAAATTTAACTTTTTTTTTATGCAAAAAGAAATGGTTAATCCTTGAAATGAATCTACTTTTACTTTATTTTTTTTAGATAAATCTAAAAAAGTTTTTTGTATCCATTCCTTTCTTTTTTTAAGAGAAAACATATTTTTTTTTTTAAAATTATTACCAATAGCTATGATAATTTTATCAAATAACTTTAAAGATCGAATAATAATGTCATAATGTCCTAAAGTGATGGGATCAAAAGAACCAGGAAATATAGCTATTTTTTTTTTCATTAAAATAATATACATTATAATTTATAAATATAATTTTTTTTAAAAAAAAGAACCAGAATAAAAGTTTTATTTTTGTTTTAAAATTTATAATAAAATAATGAACAAATCATGTTCTAATTGTTTTAAAAAAAAAAAATGTATAAAAGAAGAAAATATCATAGGAAAAAACATCATTCAAAAAAAATCATGTTATAAATTTAATATATTCGATTGGTTATCAAACATTAAATCTCCTTTTGAAGGTAATAAATATGATTTTATTGAAGTTAAATTTAAAAATGATAGAAAGGAATTTTTTATAAATAAAGAAAAAATACCTATTGAAAAAGGTAACATTGTAACTGTAGAATCTAAATCTAATATAGGATATGATGTAGGAATAGTAATTTTAACTGGAGAATTAGTAAAATTACAAATAAAAAATAAGAATATTAATTTTAATAAAATTAAAAATTTATACAGAAAATCAACTTTTAAAGAAATAAATATTTGGAAAAATTTAAAAAAAAAAGAATTTTCAACTCTTTTAAAAGCTAAAAAAATTGCAAAAAAATTTAATCTTTTTATGAAAATTTGTGATGTAGAATATCAAGGAGATGGAGATAAAGCTATTTTTTATTATACAGCTGAAAATAGAATTGATTTTAGAAAATTAATTAAAGAATTAGCTTCGCATTTTCATACACGTATTGAAATGCGTCAAATAGGATATAGACAAGAAACGGCAAAAATAGGTGGAATAGGCTCTTGTGGACGTGAACTTTGTTGTTCTACTTGGTTAAAAAATTTTAAAACTGTTACTACTAATTCAGCAAGATATCAGCAACTTTCCATAAATATTCAAAAATTAACTGGACAATGCAATAAATTAAAATGTTGTCTAAATTATGAATTAGATGCTTATTTAACTACTATAAAAAATTTTCCTGATTTTAATAGCAAAATTTATACAAAAAAAGGTATTGCTCAATGTATGAAAATTGATGTTTTTAAACAGAAAATGTGGTTTTCTTATGTTAAGAATCCAAATAACTGGTTTAGAATAGAAGTAAAAAAAATTAAGGAAATTTTAGAAAAAAATAAAAAAAATAAAATAGCACCTCCTTTAGAGGAATTAACAACAATCAATAGTTCCATTCAAAAAATAGAATTTACATTTAAAGATTTTTCTATATAACTAATAATTTTTTTTTCGTGTATAAAAAAAATAAAGAAAAAAATTCTTATTTTCATATGCTTATTTTTTATTTTTGGTTTTTATTTTTTATCGGTATAAGCACTATTTTTATAATTCTTTATGCAGCTTTTAAAGGTTATTTAGGAACTTTACCTAATACTAAGGATATGGAAAATCCTACTATGGAAGTAGGATCAAAAATATATGATTCTAATGGAATTTTATTGGGTCGATTTTTTTCAGAAAATAGAACTTTAATAAGTTATCAACAACTACCAAAAGAACTTATTAAAGCTCTTATAGCAAAAGAAGATATTCGTTTTAAATATCATTCTGGAATAGACGCTAAATCTCTTCTTAGAGCAATATTTTCATTAGGTAAAAAAGGTGGTGGAAGTACTATATCTCAACAATTAGCAAAACTTCTTTTTACAGGACCATCTGCGAAAAATAAATTACAAAGAATTTATCAAAAACTTTTAGAATGGGTAATGGCTATTGAATTAGAAAAACGTTATACAAAAGAAGAAATTATTACTATGTATTATAATAAATTTGATTTTTTATATAATGCAAAAGGAATTGAAACTGCAGCTCATACTTATTTTAATAAAAAAGTTTCTGAATTAAATTTAGGAGAATGTGCAATATTAGTTGGAATGTTGGAAAACCCTTCTTTATATAATCCAAAAAATTTTCCTAATAGAGCAAAAAAACAAAGAAATTTAGTTTTGTTTCAAATGAAAAAATATAATTTTTTAGATATATATCAATATAAAAAGGAATTAAAAAAACCTATAATAATAAATTTTAAAATACAAAAAAAGGATTTTGAATTACTTACTTATTATGGTGCATTTTTAAAAAAAGAAATTCAAAAAGCTTTAAATCAATACGAAAAAAAAACAGGACAAAAACTGAATCTTTATTCTAGTGGATTAAAAATATATACATCAATTGATGCAAAAATGCAAAATTATGCAGAAAAAGCTGTAAAAAAACATCTTAGTAAATTACAAATTCTATTCAATCATTTTCAAAAAAAAAATAAAAATGCTCCATTCTTGAATATTTCTCAGGAAAAAACTAAAAGAATTTTAATATCTGCTATGCATAGAACTCCTCTTTATCAAGATTTAAAATTTAAAGGGTTTACAGAAAAAAAAATTATAGAAAAATTTAAAAAACCACAATTAATCAAGTTATTTACTTGGAATGGTCCAAAAAAAATATTAATGTCTCCATGGAATTTTATTCGTTATCAAAAAAGTATTATTCAAGCTGGATTATTATCTATAGAACCATCTACTGGATTTATAAAAGCATGGGTAGGAGGAATAGATTTTAATTATTTTCAATATGATCATGTCGCACAGACACAACGTCAAGTAGGTTCTGTATTTAAACCTATTTTATATGCAGCAGCCATTAATGAATTGCATTATAAT of the Blattabacterium cuenoti genome contains:
- a CDS encoding transglycosylase domain-containing protein is translated as MLIFYFWFLFFIGISTIFIILYAAFKGYLGTLPNTKDMENPTMEVGSKIYDSNGILLGRFFSENRTLISYQQLPKELIKALIAKEDIRFKYHSGIDAKSLLRAIFSLGKKGGGSTISQQLAKLLFTGPSAKNKLQRIYQKLLEWVMAIELEKRYTKEEIITMYYNKFDFLYNAKGIETAAHTYFNKKVSELNLGECAILVGMLENPSLYNPKNFPNRAKKQRNLVLFQMKKYNFLDIYQYKKELKKPIIINFKIQKKDFELLTYYGAFLKKEIQKALNQYEKKTGQKLNLYSSGLKIYTSIDAKMQNYAEKAVKKHLSKLQILFNHFQKKNKNAPFLNISQEKTKRILISAMHRTPLYQDLKFKGFTEKKIIEKFKKPQLIKLFTWNGPKKILMSPWNFIRYQKSIIQAGLLSIEPSTGFIKAWVGGIDFNYFQYDHVAQTQRQVGSVFKPILYAAAINELHYNPCTKISNEKFYLGKWSPRNSNGKYGGFLTLKDGLALSVNTISARLISKITPGPVISLAKRMGIESMIPQHPSIALGSADLTLYEMSGAFNTFTNYGCYVKPTILVKIENKNGNLVQEHIDHSKRKVFSEEVAYIMLELMQGAVKYGTAKRLQKYNIIGDIAGKTGTTNENSDGWFIGIVPNLTTGVWVGWEDRFSHFENIKFGQGANMALPIWGYYMKDLYNNMNIINHNKLLFHKPKNYQFYWDKCEENHLNEDNNIKNYKEEKKNLKEIIDINDNLNTKNNKDYDK
- the rnr gene encoding ribonuclease R → MKSKKIKNKHYTNFATGHINITIHGYAFVNIEGFQKDIFIPKNKINRALEGDLVQIGFRKNRKGIKKAGEVLKIIKRKNIKFIGILKFNIQSNLKHASVIVNKIHVNIIIPINNKNLKEYHHNDKVLVQIISWPKKLQNPFGKIIKIFGTSGEYNTEIFSLLEEYKIPYKFSKKIEDEAKQIFLKKNLDTHLRRDMRNIRTFTIDPFDAKDFDDAISIKKLNFDIWEIGIHISDVSHYINEETLLDKEAYTRATSIYFVGKVIPMLPKILSNDLCSLQPKKDRLSFSYIFNIDSKGKILKNWFGKTIIRSDRKFTYDEVQKIIYEKKGDFYEDISTLFLISKILTKKRLKNGAIYLEKVEVKFNLDERKNPISLYLEKHNDAHQLIEELMLLTNRKISEFVSLNFNKESSNKFYIYRIHDKPDIQKIFFLKKVIEPLGYFLDLKNLKNSINNLLKKIKGKPEQNMIENLILRSMNKAKYSTKNIGHYGLSFIYYTHFTSPIRRYSDIIAHRLLHYYLNNNANKKIKTIEFYEKQSQYCSDKERLTVDAEREFLKYIQIKYIKKFLGKEFYGIITGFTDWSIYIELLLFQIEGMVRLRDIKDDCYVLNSNNCSIIGKKKRKIYHLGDKVKIKLIDINIEKKQIILDWNNYEKNTK
- a CDS encoding glycogen/starch synthase translates to MTGKRILYVSSDLFPFSSDNLISLSVLKATKFMQSIGNDVRIFMPRFGVINERRHQLHEVIRLSGINLVINDIDQPLLIKVASIPDARLQVYFIDNEEYFKRKAIDKDDNGVFFHDNDERALFFAKGVLETVKKLNWKPDIIHIYGWISSFIPLYIKNFYQNDPVYHNTKIIVSIYNNPFLGLLNKDIIKKIKSDGIKYNKLKLLESPNYFNLIKLSMYFSDAIIKGDLSFPKEIEDYIKVNKLLVLKYYPIEKIETVFQQFYKKTVLEQYKNF
- the glmS gene encoding glutamine--fructose-6-phosphate transaminase (isomerizing), whose translation is MCGIIGYLGYREAYPILINGLKKLEYRGYDSSGIAIFYENECSLYKTKGRVNELEKKISSYKIKIKGTTGIGHTRWATHGIPDDLNAHPHVSNSNELIIIHNGIIENYYAIKIILLKNGFTFKSKTDTEVLVNFIEYIKKENKFSLEEAVRVSLNEIVGAYSIAIVEKTRPETIIIAKLGSPLALGINKKEFFISSDPIPFINYTNNALYLKDGEMAILRKGEELDLRKITNNHKLSPIIKKLKINLKKIEKGKYKYFMLKEIYEQPKTILDTLRGRLLISKGIICIDGIEFSKDIFINAKCITIIACGTSWHASLIGEYLLEEFIRIPVEVEYASEFRYRHPIIKKKDVVIVISQSGETADTLAALKLAKKKGAFVFGICNVVGSSIARNVDAGVYTHAGPEIGVASTKAFTAQITILILLALKIGKHKSTINDSRYSSLCKELGTIPEKINYILKIYDYIKKISKIYYNFNNFIYLGRGINFPVALEGALKLKEISYIHAEGYPAAEMKHGPIALIDENIPVVIIATKKGCYDKIIGNIQEIKARKGKIIAIVNEGDIQVSMMADHVIKIPDISEELSPLVTVIPLQLLAYQIACIRGKNVDQPRNLAKSVTVE
- a CDS encoding PSP1 domain-containing protein, producing the protein MNKSCSNCFKKKKCIKEENIIGKNIIQKKSCYKFNIFDWLSNIKSPFEGNKYDFIEVKFKNDRKEFFINKEKIPIEKGNIVTVESKSNIGYDVGIVILTGELVKLQIKNKNINFNKIKNLYRKSTFKEINIWKNLKKKEFSTLLKAKKIAKKFNLFMKICDVEYQGDGDKAIFYYTAENRIDFRKLIKELASHFHTRIEMRQIGYRQETAKIGGIGSCGRELCCSTWLKNFKTVTTNSARYQQLSINIQKLTGQCNKLKCCLNYELDAYLTTIKNFPDFNSKIYTKKGIAQCMKIDVFKQKMWFSYVKNPNNWFRIEVKKIKEILEKNKKNKIAPPLEELTTINSSIQKIEFTFKDFSI